In the Malania oleifera isolate guangnan ecotype guangnan chromosome 1, ASM2987363v1, whole genome shotgun sequence genome, one interval contains:
- the LOC131164576 gene encoding mitochondrial pyruvate carrier 4-like isoform X1, with the protein MLICSESGYHRDPFWVIPVSSFNFTNRNSSSISWRSRSFRRSGTTQLAPKPWGIIIANAADFSKPPEKLSYPQQMAVACSGVIWSRYSTIITPRNLNLLSVNVAMAGTGLYQVARKLWHDYSSAEGAVAKEQ; encoded by the exons ATGCTCATATGCTCGGAATCTGGATATCATCGCGACCCCTTTTGGGTCATCCCTGTTTCAAGTTTCAACTTTACAAATAGAAATAGCTCATCCATTTCATGGCGAAGTCGAAGCTTCAGGCGCTCTGGAACCACCCAGTTGGCCCCAAAACCA TGGGGTATCATCATAGCAAATGCTGCCGACTTCTCAAAGCCACCCGAAAAGCTCTCCTATCCTCAGCAAATGG CTGTTGCATGCTCTGGAGTTATTTGGTCACGCTACAGCACAATAATTACCCCG AGAAACTTGAACCTTTTAAGTGTCAATGTTGCAATGGCTGGGACAGGCTTGTACCAAGTAGCTCGCAAACTTTG GCATGACTACTCTAGTGCTGAAGGAGCTGTGGCGAAAGAACAATGA
- the LOC131164576 gene encoding mitochondrial pyruvate carrier 4-like isoform X2, with the protein MAKSKLQALWNHPVGPKTIHFWAPTFKWGIIIANAADFSKPPEKLSYPQQMAVACSGVIWSRYSTIITPRNLNLLSVNVAMAGTGLYQVARKLWHDYSSAEGAVAKEQ; encoded by the exons ATGGCGAAGTCGAAGCTTCAGGCGCTCTGGAACCACCCAGTTGGCCCCAAAACCA TTCACTTCTGGGCTCCCACATTTAAGTGGGGTATCATCATAGCAAATGCTGCCGACTTCTCAAAGCCACCCGAAAAGCTCTCCTATCCTCAGCAAATGG CTGTTGCATGCTCTGGAGTTATTTGGTCACGCTACAGCACAATAATTACCCCG AGAAACTTGAACCTTTTAAGTGTCAATGTTGCAATGGCTGGGACAGGCTTGTACCAAGTAGCTCGCAAACTTTG GCATGACTACTCTAGTGCTGAAGGAGCTGTGGCGAAAGAACAATGA